The nucleotide window GTCCGCCGCAGTTCCGACGCCATACGCTCCCGTTCGGTCACGTCCCGAACGATGAGCGTGTAAAACCGCCGCCCGCCCGTCGATCCGAGCGACACCGAAACCTCTGCCGGGAACTCGTCCCCGCCCTGGCGGATTCCCCGTGCGGGGAACGCTTGTGCCGGCGCGGCGTCACCGTCACCGGCGGACGGCGTGCCGGGAATGAAGTCGCCGACCGGGCGCCCCAGGGCGCCGGCCGCGGGGCACCGGAACATCCGCTCGGCGGCCGGGTTGAACAGCGTGACCCGCCGGTCCGGCCCGGCGCCGATGATCGCGTCGTGGGCGGCCGCGATGAGGGACGCGAGCTGACACTCGGTGCGCACCTGCCCGAGCGCCCGTTCGACGGCGTCCGGGAGGTAGTCCAGGTACTCGATCGACTTGGTGACGAAATCCCGGACCCCGAGGCGCAGCGCCCGGATCACGGTCGCCTCGCTGCTGAACCCGGTCACCAGGATGACCGGGACGTCGTACCCGGCGGCTTTCACCTGCACGTAGAAGTCCAGCCCGTCGGTGTCGTCGGGCAGGCGGTAATCGAGGAGGATCAGGTCCACCTCGGTGGTCGCGAGCGCGGCCAGCGCGCCGGCCGCGGTGGCCGCGACCAGGACCCTGTACCCGGCGTCTTCGAGGCGGACCTGCTCCAGTTCGGCGAGGCCGGCGTCGTCCTCGACGATCAGCACCGTGGCGCTCGGGGCGCCGACGTGGGCGAGTGTGGGAGGCGCAATCATCAGTGGGTTCCCTGCGTTCGGCCGGGTGCCGGCCCGGTGCTCCGTGCGTCGTCAGGCCCGCGAGCCGGCGAGCGCCGCCGGTTCGTTCGCGCTGAGCACCTGCCGCACCTTCGTCAGCAGATCGTCCACCTCGAACGGCTTCTGAAGGAACTCGGCGTCGGCCGACTCGATCCCGTGGCGCACCCGCGGGTCGTCGGTGTACCCGCTCATGTACAGGAGCCGCAGGCCCGGGTCCTGCTCGCGGAGCGCGTCGGCCAGCTCCCGCCCGCTCATCCCCGACATGACCACGTCGGTCAGCAGGAGGTGGATGGGGCCGCGGGTCTTGTAGAGTTCGAGCGCCTCCTCGCCGCTGCCCGCTTCCGCCACCTTGTACCCGGCGCCGCGCAGGGTGAGCGCCGCGAGCACGCGCACCGGGCGCTCGTCCTCGACCAGCAGCACCGTTTCACCACCGCGCGGGCGGGGCGTGGCCGCCGCCTTCGGCACGACCGGGACCGGCTTCGCCGCGGCCGGCAAGTACATCGTGAACGTGGTGCCCACCCCGATCGTGCTGTCCACCACGATGTGCCCGCCCGACTGTTTGACGATGCCGTACACGGACGCCAGCCCGAGCCCGGCCCCCTTGCCGACCCCCTGGGTCGAAAAGAACGGCTCGAAGATCTGCCCCTTCACGTCGACCGTCATGCCGTACCCGGTGTCGGCGACCATCAACCGGACGTACCGGCCGGGGGCCAAATCGCCGGGCGCCGGCCCGCCGTCGTGGAGGTCCACCGCGTCCGTCGTGAGCGTGAGGCGGCCGCCCTGCGGCATCGCCTCGCGGGCGTACACGCACAGGGTCGCGAGCGCCTGCTCGATCTGGTCCGGGTCGGCCGAAACGAGGCCGAGGTTGGTGCCCAAGGCGAGCACCAGGCGCACGTCGCCGCCGACCAATTTGGTAAGCACCTTCTGAGCCTCGGTCACCAGCCCGTTCACGTTGAGCACCTGGGGGCGCAGCACCTGCAAGCGGCCGAACGCGAGGAGCTGCCGCGTCAGGTCGGTGGCGCGGGCGCTCGCGGCGCGGACCTCCCCGAGCGCGTCACCGGCGGGGGTGCCCTCCGGACACACGGCGATGAGCTGCCGGGTGTAGCCGTTGATGATGGTGAGCAGGTTGTTGAAGTCGTGCGCCACCCCGCCCGCGAGCTGGCAGATCGCGTCCATCTTCTGCGTCTGGCGGAACTGGTCCTCGTGGCGGCGCGCGGCCGTCACGTCCTGTGCGAGTGACAGGACCCCCTGAAACGTGCCCGCGGCGTCAACGAGCGGCGCGTGGTGCCACTCGCACAGGATCTCGCGCCCGCTCTTGGTGACGTTCTCGGCCACCTCGTGCGCGTCGCGGTCCCCGGTCGCGAGCCGGGCGAACGTGCTCTCGGCGGCGCCCCGCGCACGCGCCGGAACGACCACCTCGAACGGGCGCTTGCCGAGCACCTCGGCCCGGGCGAACCCGAACACTCGCTCGGCGGCGCTGTTCCAGTAGGTGTACCGGTTGGCCTCGTCGCTCAGCAGGTAGGCGAGCGGCAGGAGTTCGAGTTGGAACGCCAGACGGGTGCGTTCGTCGGCGCCCGCGGCCCCCTCGTGCGCCACTTCGGTGTGCGTGCCGACCCACTCGCGCACCGTTCCGTCCGCGTCCAGAATCGGCACCCCACGGACGACCATTCGGCGGTATTCGCCGCTCGCGTGCCAGAGCCGGTGCTCCGTTTCGAACTCACGCCGCTCGGACCGCGCCGCCGCCCAGGCGCCGCGGTACGGCTCCTGGTCTTCCGGGTGCACAACACGCAGCCACCCGTGCCCCCGGTGCTCGCCGAACGGTTGGCCCGTGAACGCGCTCCACTCCGGCTGCTCGGTTTCAAATTCCCCGACCGGGTCTGCGCGCCACACGATCGCGACGGACGTGCTGACCAGGGCACGGAACCGCTCCTCGTTCGCCCGCAGTTCGTCCTCGGCGCGGGTCCGCTCGGCGAGTTCGTGCCGGAGCCCGTCGGCGTCGGCGGCCAAACCGGCCGTGCGAATCCGGACCCGCGACTCGAGCGTGTCGGTCGCCTGTCGCAACAGCGCGGCCGTCTGATCCCGCTCTCGGGCGACGCGCCGAACGAAAACGACCAACAGCCCACCGAGAGCGAAAGCTGCTCCCGCCGCGATCGCCAATGCGAATACCATACGCTCATCCAATCAACTTGCCTTTTCCGCCTGGTGCATCCGGAACCTTAGAGGCGAAGTAAGGGCGGGCGTGTCGGGCAAACCCCGCAAAACGTCCGTGCCGGATGAGCGGGTGCGGGATGATTGTGGGCGCGAGAGAAGTTCTAGGGCGGTGCGCGACGCGGCTGTCACGTCGCGTGTGGCCAACACATACTTATTTTGCGAATCTGTAACGGCTCGATTACAGTGAGCCTCACCAAGAAGTGGTTCCGCATCGAACGCAGCAGCCTGCATTTGCTCCAAAATGCGGTGTCATCATCATCGGGGGGGGGGGCGCGGCTGTTCCGGCTCGTGCGAGCGGCGGCAATCGCTTACTCGCCCGCATAACTTGCCGAACCGATTGCCGTATTTGCAATGATCACGTGTACCGAGTGAGGGCCTGCGCTACCGCTTTGGTGCCTGCGTTACACCCGAACCACCTCGGACGAACCCGCACGACTTCGCCCGTTGCGCCTGTCGGCCTTACATTGGTGATACGTACCCGGCAGTCTCCAACGGGACCGCTCCAAGAGCGTCTGTTCCCGCCCGCACCACTTCGCGAATCGTCGCCTACTTCCCGGCGGCCCACTTGCGCCACGCCGCCTCGAGCGGCGCGAACCCCTTGTCCTTCTCCCGCAATCCGGCGGCTTCCAGAGCCTGCGGGAAGGTCGGGGCGTCGTTGTTCTCGCTTGGCATCAGGCCGCTGAGGATCATCGGGAACTTGGCCGCTCCCGGCCCGAAGGTGAGGTACTCGGCCAGCGACTGCCCGAGCACGTCGTTGGCGGCGGACTTCGCCTCCCCCCACACGTCGTCCAGCTTCGCGCCCTTGGCAATCGCGGCGCGGGCCTGTGTCCGGTACGCGGTGTACCGCCGCGCCGTGGTGCCCTCGGCGCGCATCGCCGTGACCCGACCGAACCCGTCGCGGAGCCAGTCCGGCACGTTCTGGGTGCCGGTCCCCTTCCCCTTCAGGTGCTCGCCGGCGATCCGGGCCGCGGTGTTGAAGTACAGTTCGGCGTCCGTAGTCTTTGCAGGCGCCTCGGCGGGGTCCACGAGGAACGGCGGATCGGCCCGCAAGTCCGAATGGATGCCCTCGGGCGCCACCTGAAACGCCCGCCGCATGAGCGCCTTGTACTCGGCGCTGTCGGGCATGAAGTAAACTGTCAGTTTCCCTTTCCAGGGCGCTTCCTTGTCGTCGAACTTCAGCGCCTTGCGGGCCACGGCGGTCGCCTTTTCCAGCGCCTCGCCAAGGGCCTTTGCCTTCTCCGGCGGGAGCGCACCGGCGACCAGATAGTTGGCGGTTTCGACCACCGTCGGCTTGTCGATGTTGGCCTTCTTCAGGTTCGCGACGGCGACGGCTTTCGCCCCTTTCACAATCGCGTCCTTGTCCTGCGCGTCCGCCGGGTGCGGAGTGGACAGGCCGACGGCCAGAGCACAGCACAAGGCGAGGCCGAACAAAGCGCGGTACAGCACAGATGAGTCTCCGTCAGAAGACACGGCGTCGAACCCGAGTATAGCTCAACGCGGCCGGCCGCGCCGGCCGCTCACAGCCCGAGTACGTCGTTCATGGTGTACCGCCCGGCCGGGCGGTTCGCCATGTGCTTCGCGGCCAGCAGCGCCCCGCGCGCGTAGCTGTCGCGGTTGTGCCCCTTGTGGACCAGTTCCAGCGTCTCGCCGATGGTGGTGAAGACGATCGTATGCTCGCCCACGTTGTCGCCGCCGCGCACCGCGTGGATGCCGATCTCCTCGGCCTTGCGCTCGCCCACAATGCCCTCGCGGCCGTGGACGAACTGCCCCCCCTGCACTTCCCGGATGATCTCGCCGAACCGCACCGCCGTGCCGCTCGGCGAGTCCTTCTTGAACCGGTGGTGCCGCTCGATGATCTCCGCGTCGAACCCCTTACCCTTGAGCGCCTCGGAGGTGAGCCGGACCAACTTGAACAGCAGGTTCACAACCAGGCTCATGTTGGGCGCGTACAGTACGGCGGTCATATGCGCCGCGGCCTCGATCTCCGCCTTTTGCGCGTCGGTGTGGCCGGTGGTGGCGACCACGATCGGGATCTGCCGGTCCACGCACACCGGCAGCACGGCCATGGTGCCCGAGGGCGCGGAGAAGTCGATCAGCGTATCGACGCGGGTGCCGAGGGGCAGGTCGTAGCGGATCGGCACGCCGTTCGGACCGATGCCCGCCACTTCGCCGGAGTCTTTACCTTGCGCCGGATTCGTGGCGGCGTCCACGGCCGCGACCAGCACCAGGTCCGGGTCCTCTTTGGCCAGCGCCACCAGCCGCTGCCCCATCCGCCCGCACGCCCCGTTAACCGCGATATGAACTTTCATGTGTGCCTCGGCGATCTGTCGTCGTTCCGTGTCGGTTCGCTTTCCAACATATCGGCTCACGGGCCGTGGGGCACGCTGCCGTCGTAGGACACGCTGTTCGCCCGGCCGAGGTGGCGCACCGGGGCGTGCCGGGCGGCCCGCTGAGCGGCGTCCGCGGCCCAACCGGTAAAGTGATCGGTAGCGCTGCGACAGGCCGGAAGATCGTCGTGCTCGAAAACGAGCACGCTCCCGCCGACCGCGCTCAATTTCTTGCCCCCCACGTCGGGGTTGATCGCGTAGCCGATCTGGAACGCGCCGCCCCGCGTCGGGCTGTCGGCACCGGCGTCGACCGCGTCGGGACAGCGGAACACGCGCACCGAGTTTTCAACGAACGGCGTCACGGCCCCGGCGGGCGTGTACCCCGGCAGCGCGCTGGTAACCGTGGCCCCGGGGCGGTTGTCGTAGGGGCACCACCAGGTTTCGTTCGGCCCGGTGAAGGTGTTCGCCGGGTCGCACGCGCGGCACAGCGGGTCTTTGCCGCCCTGCCACGGGGCGGGACAGGCGCGTGCGAACGGCAGCGTCTTGTGGGCGTCGTGGTACATGTGGAGGCCGAGGCCGATCTGCCGCAAGTTGTTCTTACAGACGGCGCCGTTGGCGGCGGCCCGGCCCCGTTGCACGGCGGGCAACAGCAGAGCGAAGAGCACCCCGAGGATCGTGAGCACGACAAGGGTTTCGAGGAGCGATAATCCGCGCCGCATGACGCCTCCGGAACGCCACCCGACCGGGCACCGCGCGGGCGGACCGGAGCGGTCAGCACTGGGACTGGATGGCCGCCACAATGGCCCCCAGGTCGTTCGGCACCTGGACGGCCCGGTTTGCGAACGACACCGATTTCACGCCCCGCTTGCCGAGCTTCGCCTCAAACGTGGCGGGGTCGGCACTGTGGTACGCGACAGTCTCGTCCGAGTCCTTCAGGACGTGGCCGGTCAGGATACAGACGACGCTCGCGTCGCGTTCGATCACGCCTTCGGCGACGAGGTGACGGAGGCCGGCGACGCTCGCACCGCTCGCGGGCTCGCACCCGAGGCCGCCGGCCCCGACCTTCGCTTTCGCGTCCAAGATCTGCGCGTCGGGGACCGCCCGCACGACGCCGTTGCAGCAATCCAGAGCCCGGAGCGCCTTCGGCAGGTTCACCGGACGGTTGATCTCGATCGCGCTGGCGAGCGTGTCGGGCTTCCGGTTCGTCGCATCGAGTTCACCGTAATACCCGCTAACGCCGGCCGCATCGAACGCCCCGCCGTTCCAGCGCAGCCCGAGTCGCTCGTGGAGTTGGTAGGCGGTGTGGGCGCCCTCGGCGTTGATAACGGCGAGCCGTGGCAGGCGCGCGATCAGCCCCAGTTCGCGCAGCTCGAAGAACGCTTTTGCGAAGGCCGACACGTTCCCGAGGTTCCCGCCGGGGACGACCACCCAGTCCGGGACCTCCCACCGGAGCGCCTCCAGCACCCGGAACATGATCGTCTTCTGCCCCTCGAGCCGGAACGGGTTGACGCTGTTGACCAGATAAATGCCGAGCTGCCGGCTCACCTCTTGTACCCGGCGCAGCGCGTCGTCGAAGTCGCCCTGGATCTGGACCGTGAGCGCGCCGTGTTCGAGCGCCTGCGACAGCTTCCCGTAACTGATCTTCCCGCTGCCGATGAAAATGATGCCGCGCATCAGTTGCGTGGCGGCGCAGTAGGCGGCCAAGCTTGCCGACGTGTTCCCGGTACTGGCGCACGCGGCGCGGGTGGCACCGGTCATGCGAGCGTGGGTGAACGCGGCGCTCATCCCGTTGTCTTTAAAACTGCCGGACGGGTTCATGCCCTCGTACTGGAGGAACAGCCGGCCGGGGCTCATCCCGCAGTACGCGGCCACCGCGTCGGCGCGCTGGCACAGCGTCTGACCTTCGCCGATGGTGACAATTTTGTCGTCCGGGGCGAACGGGAGCAGTTCACGGAACCGCCACACGCCCGAAAAGTCGAGCGGGTTGGAGCGGCTGGCCCATTTACTCTCGAAGTGCTTCAGGCTCGACGGAACCGGGAGCCGGTTCCAGTCGTAAGCGACATCAAGGAGGCCCCCGCAACGCGGGCAGCGGAACGCGGTGTCGGCCCAGTCGGCGGTGCCGCCGCACGCCGGGTTGATGCAGCGCTGGAAGAGGAGATCTGCCATGCAGTCTGTTTTAGCAGGTCCCCACCCCCTCACGGGATCCGCCGCGCGGTTTTCCGGAGCTTCACGCGGGCGGGCCGCGTGGTATAAGTGGTATGCCCCCACCCGGAGCGAGCCATGCCCGCGCACCTGCTCTCACTCGCCGACGGCCCGAGCATCCTGATGGACAAACCGATCCTGCTGTTCGGCCGGCACGAGGAGTGCGACGTGCAACTCAACTCCAAGAAGGTGTCGCGGCGCCACTGCGTGCTCGCGCAGGTGAACGACTACCTCGTGATCCGCGACCTGGGGAGCACCAACGGGGTGCGTATCAACGGCGAGCGTGTGGCAGAAGGGAAGTTGAAACCCGGCGACGAGTTACAAATCGGCAACTTCAAATACCAGGTGTGTGGCGACATGCTCGGCCAATCCGATGAGCACCCGAAAGTGGAGAGCTACAAGAACATCGCCCCAGCGGAAGGCCCGGCCGGCGACGACAAAAGTACCGGCGAAGACGAGCCGGTGTGAGCCGGCACGGAGCGAGAGGAATTCTAAAACGGCGTCGCCGCTATCAACCGAACGACGCGAGCACGGCTTCACGCCCGTACTCGCGTCGTTTGCGATTACGGCCGGAACACCACGTCCAACCCGCTCGCATCGGTCGGGACCGTTTCCTTGGTGACCGGTTGGTCGCTGTGCTTCCAGGTGAACGTTCGCGGCAATTGGGCGTGCAGGTACGTCTTCGCCGGGAGCTTCACCGCCTGCCCTTCGATGGTCAGCGCGAGGTCACGATCGGTGTGGTTGTAGAACCCGACCTTGCGCAACCCGTTCGCCCCAGCGGTCCCGGTCGCGGGGAACACGCTCACCTTCAAGGCACCGCTCAGCGGGCTCGATTTCACCTGGGTGGGCTTGGTGTCGGGCGAGATCGGCGTGTCCGGCGGGAGCGTGAGCGGGGGCAGCGCATCGGGGTTGCGCGGCACGCTCACGCCGGGCGGCGGGATCAGCGCGTCCGGGGCCGGAGCGGGCACCGGAACCGCCGCCGCCCCCGGCACGTCCGGCAACTTGATGGGCGAGTCCCCTTTCGGAAGCTCCAGGGCCGGAAGCTTCGCTCCGCCCTCCTTCGGCAGTTCCAGGGTCGGGAGCTTCGGCTCGGGCTCTTTCGGCAGTTCAATCACAGGCGGTTTCGTGCCGCCGTCCTTCGGAAGTTCCAGAACGGGCAACTTCGGTTCCGTCTTCTCCCCCGGGAGAACCAGCGGTGGTAGTTTCGGCTCCGACGCCGGCGTCTTCGTGTCCGGCAGCGGTGGGAACTCGATCTTCGCCCCCCCCTTTGGCTCGAGAGCAGGCGGCTTCGGCGCCCCCCATTCGGTCTTCTTGTCGAGGTCCGACCGCGGGACCAGCGGCGGCGCGGGTTCGGCGCCCGTCGGCTTCGTGGGTTCGGTGTTCGCGGCTGGGCGCACCGGCT belongs to Gemmata obscuriglobus and includes:
- the dapB gene encoding 4-hydroxy-tetrahydrodipicolinate reductase encodes the protein MKVHIAVNGACGRMGQRLVALAKEDPDLVLVAAVDAATNPAQGKDSGEVAGIGPNGVPIRYDLPLGTRVDTLIDFSAPSGTMAVLPVCVDRQIPIVVATTGHTDAQKAEIEAAAHMTAVLYAPNMSLVVNLLFKLVRLTSEALKGKGFDAEIIERHHRFKKDSPSGTAVRFGEIIREVQGGQFVHGREGIVGERKAEEIGIHAVRGGDNVGEHTIVFTTIGETLELVHKGHNRDSYARGALLAAKHMANRPAGRYTMNDVLGL
- the thrC gene encoding threonine synthase; the encoded protein is MADLLFQRCINPACGGTADWADTAFRCPRCGGLLDVAYDWNRLPVPSSLKHFESKWASRSNPLDFSGVWRFRELLPFAPDDKIVTIGEGQTLCQRADAVAAYCGMSPGRLFLQYEGMNPSGSFKDNGMSAAFTHARMTGATRAACASTGNTSASLAAYCAATQLMRGIIFIGSGKISYGKLSQALEHGALTVQIQGDFDDALRRVQEVSRQLGIYLVNSVNPFRLEGQKTIMFRVLEALRWEVPDWVVVPGGNLGNVSAFAKAFFELRELGLIARLPRLAVINAEGAHTAYQLHERLGLRWNGGAFDAAGVSGYYGELDATNRKPDTLASAIEINRPVNLPKALRALDCCNGVVRAVPDAQILDAKAKVGAGGLGCEPASGASVAGLRHLVAEGVIERDASVVCILTGHVLKDSDETVAYHSADPATFEAKLGKRGVKSVSFANRAVQVPNDLGAIVAAIQSQC
- a CDS encoding hybrid sensor histidine kinase/response regulator — translated: MVFALAIAAGAAFALGGLLVVFVRRVARERDQTAALLRQATDTLESRVRIRTAGLAADADGLRHELAERTRAEDELRANEERFRALVSTSVAIVWRADPVGEFETEQPEWSAFTGQPFGEHRGHGWLRVVHPEDQEPYRGAWAAARSERREFETEHRLWHASGEYRRMVVRGVPILDADGTVREWVGTHTEVAHEGAAGADERTRLAFQLELLPLAYLLSDEANRYTYWNSAAERVFGFARAEVLGKRPFEVVVPARARGAAESTFARLATGDRDAHEVAENVTKSGREILCEWHHAPLVDAAGTFQGVLSLAQDVTAARRHEDQFRQTQKMDAICQLAGGVAHDFNNLLTIINGYTRQLIAVCPEGTPAGDALGEVRAASARATDLTRQLLAFGRLQVLRPQVLNVNGLVTEAQKVLTKLVGGDVRLVLALGTNLGLVSADPDQIEQALATLCVYAREAMPQGGRLTLTTDAVDLHDGGPAPGDLAPGRYVRLMVADTGYGMTVDVKGQIFEPFFSTQGVGKGAGLGLASVYGIVKQSGGHIVVDSTIGVGTTFTMYLPAAAKPVPVVPKAAATPRPRGGETVLLVEDERPVRVLAALTLRGAGYKVAEAGSGEEALELYKTRGPIHLLLTDVVMSGMSGRELADALREQDPGLRLLYMSGYTDDPRVRHGIESADAEFLQKPFEVDDLLTKVRQVLSANEPAALAGSRA
- a CDS encoding FHA domain-containing protein — protein: MPAHLLSLADGPSILMDKPILLFGRHEECDVQLNSKKVSRRHCVLAQVNDYLVIRDLGSTNGVRINGERVAEGKLKPGDELQIGNFKYQVCGDMLGQSDEHPKVESYKNIAPAEGPAGDDKSTGEDEPV
- a CDS encoding DUF1559 domain-containing protein, with the protein product MRRGLSLLETLVVLTILGVLFALLLPAVQRGRAAANGAVCKNNLRQIGLGLHMYHDAHKTLPFARACPAPWQGGKDPLCRACDPANTFTGPNETWWCPYDNRPGATVTSALPGYTPAGAVTPFVENSVRVFRCPDAVDAGADSPTRGGAFQIGYAINPDVGGKKLSAVGGSVLVFEHDDLPACRSATDHFTGWAADAAQRAARHAPVRHLGRANSVSYDGSVPHGP